The region ATATGAAAAAAGTTCGTATCTTTTCTTATGTCCCCATAACAAACTTTCTTCAACTATTTCAGCAATATTTTTTTCCTTTAACCATTTAGGTGAATTAACGATCTCCGGATAAAATAGATCTTCAATAAGAAAAAGTTTATATTCATACTTCGCAGTAATTTCTTTTCTTATTTTAGAATTCTTATGAATTTCTTTCTGCATTCTGGATTTTATTTTTCTAATTGATTCTTTCTTGTAAAATGCTTGCGGTAAACTGAATGCAAGACGATAAGTGATAAAAATTACAGCATTTTCCGGTTGGATGTGTGGTAGAAATCTTTTATACATTTATATTTCCTTTTCCTTTTCCCATCGGGACGATGGGGTTACAGTACAACCATCGTCCCGATGGTTTTTACGAACTCTCATTATTCGTTTTCTTTGTTGCTAACAATTTTCATAAAATACGAAACCACATCTTCCAAAATAGAAGTATTTAAAAAATATGTTATGAACTGACCTTTTTTCTCCGAACTGATCAAATCAGCATTTTTTAGTATTTTCAGATGTTCACTGATCGAGGGTTTGGAAATATCAAAATTCTCTGCGATCTCACCGGCAGTCAGATCTTTCTTTTTCAGAAGACCGATTATTTTTCTCCTGTTTTTGTCTGATAATGCTTTAAAAACTTTGTCGTTCAACATAAAACTAAATCT is a window of Candidatus Cloacimonadota bacterium DNA encoding:
- a CDS encoding ArsR family transcriptional regulator codes for the protein MLNDKVFKALSDKNRRKIIGLLKKKDLTAGEIAENFDISKPSISEHLKILKNADLISSEKKGQFITYFLNTSILEDVVSYFMKIVSNKENE